Within the Populus trichocarpa isolate Nisqually-1 chromosome 14, P.trichocarpa_v4.1, whole genome shotgun sequence genome, the region CGTGGATTATTGCATACCAAAAGATGCAATGTGACTTTAGTGTTGGTTACAAAGGATGGGATTATATACCCGCGTGATACTGtggattaatttatttatatataaataaaataaaaaattctaagatttaaaaatattaggtttttcTGTAAAACTATATCCAAGACTCTTGGGTTTGACTGCTACGCCtgacccaaaaataatatttataatatcaataataacattaaacttgcatgacctaagtttaagtgagtttgACTGCAACACCAGACCTAATAtatagccttggatgtgggtctgtctgcaaggtcgtgtcataaaagtatgataattaaatagattaataaaaaagaaaaaaacaaagaaaaaaaactaatgaagaaaaagaaaaaaaatctgaattaactgggttaacccttaaacccaggttaacccgtcaaacctggaattcacgtcatgaaagtttgataactaaatagaaaaaaaatttgacgggttaactggGTTAAactgtcaaaccaggttaacccgtcaagccctgAATATGTGTCATggaagtctgataattaaatagaaagaaatttaacattaacaaactaaactaaatgaaaaaaaattaactaaaaagaaaaaaagtaaaaaaacaatataggttaacccgtcaaactcgggatctgtgtcatgaaaatctgataactaaataaaaaaataacattaacaaactaaattaaaaaaattattaaaacaaaaaacaaaaaacaaaaacaaaaacagcaaaaaaacaaaaaaaaaacaaaaaaaaaaataagtcagagtattttagtatatgttaatattattataagtataattataattataatatataagagtacggggaaagctacagtgctttccccacgccTCAGAGTATTGCTTAATATATGCGGACAGAGTCATTCTTCTTCAAGATTTTAGAGGTCAAATTGCATGCCCTTCTCTTTTCTCGAAGCCAGCTTGATTGAAAGCCTTGGATAATGGGCCAAACCCAAAACTGACCTTATCTAATAATGGGCCAAACCCAAAATTAACCTTATCTAATAATGGGCCAAGCTACTTACTCATAATCCAAGTAGGTGGATTGGGCAGACGAGTTGGGCCTGACGCACATCTGCTTCTCTCCCTCTTTTTCAGTGGCTGTTAGATTTTTTGGGCAAAATGTAGATTGTAGAACCctaaagaaatcaaattaaacccCCCAGTCTTGCTCGTGTATTTATCAGCAAAAACAGCTAGCTCTCAGTCtcttcttcttcgttttttcttttccagcaAAATTTAGAGCTGGAAATCATGGCATtacaagagagaaaagaaatgggAGATAACAATAATAGTACAGGCACTGATGTCTCGCAGAACATGACTATTTACATCAACAATCTCAACGAGAAGATCAAAATCGATGGTAATGTCAGATTCccctcttctttcctttttttttcttcttaattttcaatagTCGTCCTCTTTCTCACATATATGGTTTGTATGTGATAATGTctgacttggaaaaaaaaaaaaaaagagttgaagacATCGCTGCACGCTGTGTTCTCGCAATTCGGGAAGATACTGGAGATATTGGCATTCAAGACATTGAAACACAAAGGGCAAGCTTGGGTTATTTTCGAGGATGTTCAGTCTGCCTCTAATGCTATACGGCAAATGCAGTCTTTCCCCTTTTATGATAAGCCCATGGTatgtatgcatgtatgtatgtatgtatattgttagggtttctttcttcttatattatgtttgaagtttttaaattatcctATTTGTGTTCATATGTGAAACAATGGGTGTTATTTAAGATTTCTAGGCAgaattttaatggaaaaagttGAACAAACAAAAGATCAAGAAAACTTGCGACTGTATCTAGATCCACTAACTAcaacaaagtaaaaaagaacACCTCTGTATTCGTGAAAGAAAACTCTAAAAAACTGTTGTGACAAGTTTCTCATGTTGTGGAAAAACCAAATACAAGAACTTAATGTGGACAATACATGAACCAAACAATGTGTGAATTAAACAATGCATGAAGTAAACATTAATTATGGAATGATAAACATGAAATGATTATTATGAACATTCATGAACCAAGTCAGCATCACATTTTTCAACAGGAAAGTTCTTGAAATTGCAGAGGATTTAATAACTCTAGGAAACCTTGTGAAAAAATGGTTAATGTTTTCCTTAGATATTAAATGTCTTGCTTGGGTTGGATAGGAGGGCTCAAATGGACCTAGatccccccctccccccccagATCGATGAAGGAGTGGCTGCTCTTTCTAGTGCTTATCTGCCCATATCTTATTCTGTGCATTGCTGTTTTCATAGCTTGAATTAGAAACAATTAGATCCTAGTTTGCTTGTAAGATACACGTTCTTACTTCTGCAGCATCAATCAGTAAAAATAAAGgttcttcaataattttctgGGTGGAATTTGTTCCTTTCTATTTACTAGTAGAGAAGAACCTTGTCACGTTTctaactttttctttcttttgctgtTTAATCTATTGGCAGAGAACCATATTTAAACATGTttcctttacttttcttttcctcgAATTGACCAAGCTCATATTCCATGTTTCAACTATTGTAAAGCATGGGTCCCTCTCTTTTGCCAAAAATTAATGTTGgtgaaaaatatttctaatgCAGAGAATACAATATGCAAAAACTAAATCAGATATCATAGCAAAAGCTGATGGTACTTTTGTTCCACGGGAAAAACGAAGGAGGCATGAGGAAAAAGGTAAGGCATCTCTATCTTTCCCTCTCAcacttttttatattctttatttagtGAATGACAGAGAGAAACTCACTGATAAGTGCCAAGCATTTGCTTATAGTGTTTCTGTTTTTTGCATGTGGGAGTAGTagcacattttttattttttttatgtacctTTATTTTGGATCTTGCAAGGATAGAACATGACCAATAGTAATTTTGTCTGTATTCACTGTCTGACTTCGCAAATTCGCAATTTTGATGTCATGGCCTTGCTCATATAGATTATAGAAAGAGTGATTTGTGTAACTATGATtctaagttatatatatatagcatgaaACAGAATGTGTACTTGTGTTTGTAAACAATATGCATAGTGAACTTCTGTGCTGAGAACTCAGGACTGTATTTTTTTGCCACTCCTGCTTTTTAATGGGAGAAGTCAAAAGGTGATTTAATGGCAACAGGGAATAGTCGTGATTGTGGTAGTGGTTAGCTCTTTGTTTTGGACCTTTGGCCCCTTTCAtaaccaaaaatataaaaagtttttaaacaCACATGGCTGTGAAACAGTAGAGTGTGCATATGCTTGATATTACTTTGAGATGTGGAACCGATTTGGGATAGATGTATCATTGTGTAGATTATGCTTCTTCAGTTTCTATGAATTATTTTCCTCTGAGatctatatttttctaatggcagggaaaaagaagaaagatcaaCATGATGCTAATCAAGTGGGAGTGGGTCTGACCCCTGCTTATGGCGGCGCCTACGGGACAACACCTTCTGTAAGCATGTTCTCTGTTCTATTAGGATTACCCTACTGGGTTCTTTAGAATATGTGGTATTTaggttaatttcatcttcctcTGTATCTTAATTGATTATGGATTTGACAGCATGTTTGTGATTACTATTCACCTGAAATTCAGctagttaattttatatttggattCGAAAATTAAGATTGACTTCTTTACCAACTAACTTTTGGTTGCTATAAAGTACAGAGAGCAGGCCagcatttataatatatatacatttgaAGTAGGCAAAGAGGATTGCATTTCTAGTCAGTTAATCTAGAGTGTTACTTCTCTTTGCTGATGGAAAACCATTATTTGCTGATCCTATGTTGATCAACTTATCAAACATCAAACAATAATCCATCGCTAGTTACCTTGGCTAATGATAAACTACTTATGGAAATTAGTTTCACTTCCATTAATTAGTGAAAGAGTTCGTTGCTGAGATTCAAAAGGATACAGCCTGTTTTCAGAAACTGGTGAAGCTTAGCTGTCAATTTGTTGTGAAAAGAAAGTTCGATATCTCTTATTATGATCCTGACCTTCAAATTGTTGTTGCAGCTATTACAAATACCCTATCCAGGTGGTGTGAAATCTATGGTTCCTGAGGCTCCAGCTCCACCAAATAACATTCTGTTTATTCAAAATCTTCCCAATGAGACTACTCCAATGATGCTGCAAATGCTCTTCCAGCAGTATCCCGGTTTTAAGGAGGTCAGGATGGTGGAAGCAAAGCCAGGCATTGCCTTTGTAGAGTATGGAGATGAGATGCAATCGACAGGCGCAATGCATGGACTTCAGGGATTCAAGATACTTCAGCAGAATTCAATGTTAATTACCTACGCCAAGAAATAGACAAATGATTGGGTTTTCAGCTACTACTAGGGGAGGGCTGACATTAGGACCTTCAACTTCTTGCAAGCGTGTCCTGTTATCTTTTTCATTCTTTGTTTGAACAGGAGGTTTAGATTTTTCGTGTATCATTGTAGCTATGAGTGACTTCTGTCAAATATTTTCCTTTGCTTCTGAGAATCACTCAACAGTAATTTTTGCTTGAGTGTAATGTTGCAGATTAAATTAGATAATGCTGTTGCGGTGTTGCCAGATATAATCACATATTGGTCACCCAAAGACATTGGCCATTTTCAGTCAATCTTCGAGGCATGGCTGTTATCAGAAGGTGTTTTGATTAATCGCACATACTCGAAAGCTAAGGATAAAATAATGTTGGGCTCTAAGCCcgatttaaacaaaaaaagaagaagaaaaaagataaaataatgcCGGGCAAGcacttgaataaaaataaatattattgatccCGGTTTGGCATCCCAAATGTCTGATGCTAACAGGCTCTGTTACACTCTCTCTAATTCAGTGTTGTGTTTTTCCGCTTGATCTTTCAATTCCTTCCACCACCCTTGAATCAATCTCTCTTGTCTCTTGATCAGCTCATCCTTTACTTTCAACTCTTCTTCCATCATACCAATATCCTGTTAAGATGCAACACACCATTTCATCAGAGTCCCCATGATGCTTTAGGGAAGTGGAGCAAGTGGTGGAAATTTACCTTCCTCAGTGTTTCAGACATGGTTGGTTGATCTTCACGTTGCAGACCAATAAAATACAGTTGAAGCTTTTTGGCAGCCTCCATGAAATCCCTGGCATGTCTCTCCACATCAACTGGaacaattgaaaaagaaaacacttttcagcaTGTATCATttaatagttttgttttaaaaacataaactgGTAATCTAGTACTCTCGGCTTCTAGCTATATGAATGCGTCCAGCACTTCAATTAGTTTACACTAAATTCACGCCACGCTATTCAAATTCATTCCCTTTTGAAACAGTAGCAGACCCGGTGATAGAATGTCATGGAAGGAGTGATGAATAGCCAAACGCGAGGGATGGATAAAGCAAAATCAAGTTATAAGaggaatgaagaaaaaatattttgctccCTAAAAGCCTAAAGTACATGCTACAGTTTCAGGACATGCATCAAAAGTTTAGTTCCGAAAATCTCTACCACTTGTTTTTCTAGCAGTTTCCACCATCACGTTCATGCTTGGCAATTTTAGTTGTGATGGATGAGTAATGAACCAAGAGACATCAATGAAAAGATGAATCTCCAGGCAAACACCTACAGATCTTTGTCTATCTCCTAGAGCTTTAGGGTCTTTTAGTTAGGAGACAGGGGTGTGATTTAGGGGGGTGGATGAGGTCTGGATGGAgattaaataaagaaaggaTTGGAAGGGTCCCTTCTATCTTTGCCTacttataattttcaatcctCCCAATATGAGTAGATGCAGATTGGCTTCCATCCTTTCCCTCGTTAGCCAAACAAACTTAATAGACAGGTTAATATCGATCCTTTCTCCTATCCACACTTCCTTCCTGGTAAACATTCCCTTAGTTTTTGTTCATTGGGAGGTGAGGTGGACCTCAGGCTTCATACAAAGGGTTGCTCCCTCCCTAACCCCTCCAAACCCCAAGCGTGAGTGGGATGACGAGAAGCAGCAATACCAGcctcattaataataaattggaAAGGCAGGACTATCATTCTACAGCTATTTTCGTTTTGGATCTATGCTCTCCAAAATACGAAGCCTCAATTCCAATTGTATTGTATTtcagaaaattacaaaaaataaaaattacataataataaGCAAcggaattaaaaaagagatcGATAGTTGTTACTAACTCTGATGAGAAGGATGGGGAGAGCGGTCAATGGCCTGGAGCTCTCTGGCAGGCAAGCATGGAAGCAAAGCCGCCTCTAAAGCCATCACACACCCAATCATGTCTTCTCTTGCTGCTccttgttgctgctgctgctgcagctgcGATGGAGATtgtagctgctgctgctgatctACGGCTTGTCTATCACCCATTTTCAATTACTCCCCTCCTCCCTACATGAAAGAAATCCCTCAACTCAACATGAAATTACCTCACTGCTTCCAATACTGTTTTTTCGCTCATTGGGCGAGTTTTATTCTGTTAGTTAGACGACTTCCCGTCTAAGTTGCCTTTCAAAATTcgctcttttttaaaattcgaAAACGAAACCCCTCACCCGACCACCATCTATCTAGTactcctatttttattttattatttaaatgatgtggtattcattatttaaaaaaaaaagagttaaaaagacaagaatatagatttttttcaaataaattcacTACAtacaaatcttaatttaaatttttattattcaatatcttttttaatcaaaatccaATATTACAATTCCTCTAAATaacttatatattaaaaatacatactaaataaaactagaaaaataataaaaactctcaatcaaatagaaaaaaaatctaaattaattaaaatatatatataacaaatcttTCTAGAATATATTCCTTATATGACTAAAATTTTATCCTAGTAGAAAACACTGTATCTataatcattttgaaaaatatcagGATTAGATTGAAAAGTAtatctattaatt harbors:
- the LOC7495243 gene encoding U1 small nuclear ribonucleoprotein A encodes the protein MALQERKEMGDNNNSTGTDVSQNMTIYINNLNEKIKIDELKTSLHAVFSQFGKILEILAFKTLKHKGQAWVIFEDVQSASNAIRQMQSFPFYDKPMRIQYAKTKSDIIAKADGTFVPREKRRRHEEKGKKKKDQHDANQVGVGLTPAYGGAYGTTPSLLQIPYPGGVKSMVPEAPAPPNNILFIQNLPNETTPMMLQMLFQQYPGFKEVRMVEAKPGIAFVEYGDEMQSTGAMHGLQGFKILQQNSMLITYAKK
- the LOC7491295 gene encoding mediator of RNA polymerase II transcription subunit 28, coding for MGDRQAVDQQQQLQSPSQLQQQQQQGAAREDMIGCVMALEAALLPCLPARELQAIDRSPHPSHQIDVERHARDFMEAAKKLQLYFIGLQREDQPTMSETLRKDIGMMEEELKVKDELIKRQERLIQGWWKELKDQAEKHNTELERV